The Pirellulales bacterium genome contains the following window.
AACCATATCATCGGCACGCCGACGATTTATAAGGGGCTGGTCTACGTCGGCGTCGGCGAAGACCCCGAGCACGGCGAAGGAGTCGGGCATTTTTGGTGCATCGACCCGACCAAACGCGGCGACGTCAGCCCCGAACTGGCCTTCAACATCAAGGACCCCGAGCACCCGATCCCGCACCATCGCAATCAGGCCGTAGTGAAGGAAAACGGCGAAGTGGCTCGGCCGAACCCGAACTCCGCCGCCGTCTGGCACTACGCCCAGTACGACTTGAATGGCAACGGCAAGCTCGACTTCGAGGAGATCATGCACCGCACCTGCGGCACGGCCACGATAAAGAACGACCTTTTGTTCATCCCCGATTTTAGCGGCGTCCTGCACTGCCTCGACGCCAAGACGGGCAAGCCCCACTGGGGCTACGACCTGTTGGCCGCGTGCTGGAGTTCGGCCTTGATCGTGGAAGACAAAGTCTACATCGGCAACGAAGACGGCGATGTCTTCATCTTCAAGCTCTCGCCGAAGATGGAGCTGATCTCGAAGAAAGACGACGGCACGCCCGGCGGCATCAGCATGGGCAGCGCAGTGTACAGCACGCCGATCGTGGCCCACAACGTGTTGTACATCTCGAACAAGATGTATCTTTTCGCGATCGCAGCGTCGCCGCAGATCGCGGCGAAGTGAATGACTGTCAGAACGCCATCATTCGCTTGTATTCGGCCAGGCGGCGGTCGAGGTCGCGGCGGTCGATCTGTTGCAGGCGATCGAGGCTGAAATCCTCGACGGCGAAGCTGGCCACGACGATGCCGTAGGCCATCGCCTCCTTGAGCGTGCGAGGCTCGAAGTTGTCCTGTTCGGCCAGGTAGCCCATCATCCCGCCGGCGAAGCTGTCTCCCGCCCCGGTCGGATCGACCACATCGGCGGTTGGAAACGCGGGCATGACGTAGGTCTCATGTTCGCCGAAGAACATGGCCCCGTGTTCTCCCTTTTTGATGATCACGAATTTCGGTCCCATGCGGCGGACCTTGTGGCCAGCACGGACGAGGTTTTCATCGTCGGTCAGGAGCTTCGCTTCGCTGTCGTTGAGCACCAGCCCGTCGATCCGGCGCAGGAGTTGATTGAGCTGGTCGCGCTGGATGTTGATCCAGAGGTCCATCGTGTCGGCGACCGTGAGAACGGCACCGGCGACCTGGTCGAGCACTTTCATTTGGAGCGTCGGGGCGCCGTTGGCCAAGAAGAGGAACTTGCTCTCGCGGAATTCCTCCGGCAGCACCGGATCGAACGTGCCCAGCACATTGAGATGGACCTCGAGCGTCTCGCGGTCATTCATGTTCGGCTCGTATTTGCCGCGCCAGCGAAACGTCTTTCCGCCGGGGATGATCTGCAGCCCGGAGACATCGATCCCGCGGCCGGCAAGCATCCGCGTATGCTCGCTCGGCCAATCCTCGCCGACCGCTCCAACGAGCCGCACTCCGCAGAAGAAGCTGGCCGCGTACGAGAAGAAAACGGCTGAGCCTCCCAGCACGTCGTCGCGCCGCTGGCTCGGCGTTTCCACGCTATCCAAGGCAACCGATCCGACAACCAAGAGCGGCATGGGAAGGTGGTTCTCTTAATCTGGAATCCGACGCGAATGGACACATGGCCGACGCTGCCAGCGTCGGCACAATCCGGCCCAGCGGCGAACTGCGAGGCATTATCCGGCATCTATACCGAAACGCAAGCCGGCGACCCCAAGCGACTCGCTTCGCCCCGAATCTTGTTGTAGTATGGCTCGATGCCAGACCCTATCGCCCCGTTGAATCGACACCTTGGGAAGAGACCTCCAATGAACCGCCCATTCGCCACGTACTGGTCGTTGACAACGCTTCTGATGAGCCTGTCGATTCTCATCGCCGCCGAACAGCGGTGCCGCGCCGATGGCCCCGCGGACAATGTGCCGAGCAAGGTGCGGCCGGTCCCGCCGCCGGGGATCGAAGTTCCCAAGGCCGATCGCGACGA
Protein-coding sequences here:
- a CDS encoding PfkB family carbohydrate kinase; the encoded protein is MPLLVVGSVALDSVETPSQRRDDVLGGSAVFFSYAASFFCGVRLVGAVGEDWPSEHTRMLAGRGIDVSGLQIIPGGKTFRWRGKYEPNMNDRETLEVHLNVLGTFDPVLPEEFRESKFLFLANGAPTLQMKVLDQVAGAVLTVADTMDLWINIQRDQLNQLLRRIDGLVLNDSEAKLLTDDENLVRAGHKVRRMGPKFVIIKKGEHGAMFFGEHETYVMPAFPTADVVDPTGAGDSFAGGMMGYLAEQDNFEPRTLKEAMAYGIVVASFAVEDFSLDRLQQIDRRDLDRRLAEYKRMMAF